One genomic window of Aggregatilinea lenta includes the following:
- a CDS encoding ATP-binding protein gives MQEQEILDLLESGRSETVEWLPGRAPVDEIATTMAAMANARGGTLVLGVTSRTNKPGGIDDPEGVSDRVLAAALAIQPPLIIPLPDVIKVKGAVMMAVQVPRGMPHVYAVDGRYLTRVGERNEPLAPLTMRRLLFERGDVSFESLPVRGARKEDLDWDQVVAYTSMLTGMGGISPDLALIKRGCLVRQEGKLYPTNAGMLLFGRDPQQFLRGSEITAARFAGKEMGDVFLRQDINGPLPQQIRRVETFLIDSMRKGVQLSGNMARSEEFEYPLQAVRELVVNAVAHRDYSIHGDGIRLYLFSDRLEITSPGGLPGPVTIDNIVDERFSRNTAIVQVLSDMGFIERLGYGVDRVLALVNEYHLPRPVFTETAGGFRVSLYNRPGAVEDDAAEPQLFGGVFRGQSINRRQEYALDFLINQKNPRITNKDLQELCPDVHSETLRRDFADLVSRGILVKMGEKRGSYYVLKRQS, from the coding sequence ATGCAAGAGCAGGAGATACTCGATCTGCTGGAAAGCGGGCGCTCGGAAACGGTCGAATGGCTGCCGGGACGTGCGCCGGTCGATGAGATCGCGACGACGATGGCGGCGATGGCGAATGCGCGCGGTGGCACCCTGGTGCTGGGCGTGACCTCGCGCACCAACAAGCCCGGTGGCATCGACGATCCCGAAGGCGTGTCCGACCGGGTGCTGGCTGCTGCCCTGGCGATCCAGCCGCCGCTGATCATCCCGCTCCCCGACGTGATCAAAGTGAAGGGCGCGGTGATGATGGCGGTGCAAGTGCCGCGCGGCATGCCGCACGTCTACGCCGTCGATGGCCGCTATCTGACGCGCGTCGGCGAGCGCAACGAGCCGCTGGCCCCGCTGACCATGCGCCGCTTACTGTTCGAGCGAGGCGACGTGTCGTTCGAGTCGCTGCCGGTGCGCGGCGCGCGCAAAGAGGACCTGGACTGGGACCAGGTGGTGGCTTATACGTCCATGCTGACCGGCATGGGCGGCATCTCCCCCGACCTGGCGCTGATCAAGCGCGGCTGCCTGGTGCGCCAGGAGGGTAAGCTGTATCCCACCAACGCCGGGATGTTGCTTTTTGGGCGCGATCCGCAGCAGTTCCTGCGCGGCTCGGAGATTACGGCGGCACGCTTTGCGGGCAAGGAAATGGGCGACGTCTTCCTGCGGCAGGACATCAACGGTCCACTGCCCCAGCAGATCCGGCGCGTCGAGACGTTCCTGATCGACAGCATGCGCAAGGGCGTGCAGCTCAGCGGCAACATGGCGCGCTCTGAGGAGTTCGAGTATCCGCTGCAGGCCGTGCGCGAGCTGGTGGTCAATGCCGTGGCACACCGCGACTACAGCATCCACGGCGATGGCATCCGGTTATACCTGTTCAGCGACCGGCTGGAGATCACAAGCCCGGGCGGGCTGCCGGGGCCGGTCACGATCGATAACATCGTGGACGAGCGCTTCTCGCGCAATACAGCCATCGTGCAGGTGCTGTCGGACATGGGCTTCATCGAGCGCCTGGGCTACGGCGTGGACCGCGTGCTGGCGTTGGTGAACGAGTACCATTTGCCGCGCCCAGTGTTCACCGAGACGGCGGGCGGATTCCGCGTCAGCCTGTATAATCGTCCCGGCGCGGTGGAGGACGATGCTGCCGAGCCGCAGTTGTTCGGGGGCGTGTTCCGGGGCCAGTCGATTAACCGGCGGCAGGAATATGCGCTGGACTTCTTGATCAACCAGAAAAACCCACGCATTACCAACAAAGACCTGCAAGAACTGTGCCCGGACGTGCATTCAGAAACGCTGCGGCGGGATTTTGCGGATCTGGTAAGTCGTGGCATCCTCGTGAAGATGGGCGAAAAACGGGGATCCTATTACGTCTTGAAGCGACAGTCCTGA
- a CDS encoding DegV family protein, with translation MTVRTALVTDSTSDLPHDLAAERHIHIVPLYVLWNDETMRDGVDIESPDFYRMLEASEDIPKTSQASPQDFVEAFMAAREAENADAIVCAVISEQLSGTYASAVQAQSIVDFPVHVVDTRQVTWALGHAMLSGAAARDGGATPEEIAEVIRQAATRQQILFTVENLDYLRRGGRIGNARLLIGTALNIKPVLQVKDGVVASVDNVRARRRAIERILAETATFVGEYPIRRIAVIHGNAEREAQFLYDEAKRRFKPDEIRLGHAGMAIGVHTGPGVLGLIVERGLLD, from the coding sequence GTGACAGTACGTACGGCACTTGTGACGGACAGTACCAGCGATCTACCGCACGACCTGGCAGCCGAGCGGCATATCCACATCGTGCCGCTCTACGTTCTGTGGAACGACGAGACGATGCGCGATGGCGTGGACATCGAGTCACCCGATTTTTACCGGATGCTCGAAGCATCTGAAGATATTCCTAAAACGTCGCAGGCATCTCCGCAGGATTTCGTCGAGGCGTTCATGGCAGCCAGAGAGGCCGAGAACGCAGACGCCATCGTGTGTGCGGTCATTTCGGAGCAGCTCAGCGGAACCTATGCGTCGGCGGTCCAGGCGCAGTCGATAGTCGATTTCCCGGTGCATGTGGTCGATACGCGCCAGGTGACGTGGGCGCTGGGCCATGCGATGCTGTCCGGCGCGGCGGCGCGGGACGGTGGGGCGACGCCGGAGGAGATCGCGGAGGTGATCCGGCAGGCGGCCACCCGCCAGCAGATTCTGTTCACCGTCGAGAACCTGGATTACCTGCGGCGCGGGGGACGCATCGGCAACGCGCGCCTGCTGATCGGCACGGCGCTGAACATCAAGCCCGTGCTTCAGGTCAAGGATGGCGTGGTCGCGTCGGTAGACAATGTGCGCGCCCGCCGCCGCGCCATCGAGCGTATCCTGGCGGAGACGGCCACGTTCGTCGGTGAATATCCCATACGCCGCATCGCGGTCATTCACGGCAACGCGGAAAGAGAAGCACAGTTCCTGTATGACGAGGCTAAACGGCGCTTCAAGCCTGACGAAATCCGTTTGGGACATGCGGGAATGGCGATCGGCGTGCACACCGGTCCCGGCGTGCTGGGCCTGATCGTCGAGCGCGGGCTGCTCGATTAG
- a CDS encoding TolB family protein: MTTPTPEPTATLTPSTTYTPSPEPTATSTPTITPSPEPSLTPTDTLTPTITPTASATPVATAVFTNDQWTTVTVDPALTDGISSSWFAFINANERAATENLLTPIPSSETETIYLADPSTGDRVRIIDLPYSTGDRVYWSPDGMKMLYFMEPSIASNGMQVGGLYLLDLQVGISLRVLNIESLSPRGIPEHRPVWSPDSSRFAIALPTEYDVDIYVIAEDGSSFLNVTSNGSFDLWPAWSPDGRDLAFVSDRATCPSWIPGDDGSCATIDATAPMSGRLYTVDVETGDTRQVSEVVVDGPPTWITNSQVAFSTGVVDVFASESHIYLADVTSGTVRQISSDDQDINLAPAWASGGTEVLYYEASDPGQVVLRDRQGNRLASLDDYTFPRYGFAAAWSPDGRYVAIGGHNGQCPYGLIVAGEDNLQIVYGPAQTPRVCDPSYSPDGRWLAFAGITYVAGVDDGRLDVYIGQPNGYSAQNQTGSLRGEIRLLGWVGPQQ, from the coding sequence GTGACGACGCCGACGCCGGAGCCAACCGCGACATTGACGCCGAGCACAACTTATACACCCAGCCCGGAGCCGACTGCGACCTCAACGCCGACGATTACACCGAGTCCTGAGCCGTCACTGACACCGACAGATACGCTGACCCCGACGATCACGCCAACGGCCTCCGCGACCCCGGTCGCAACGGCGGTGTTCACCAACGATCAGTGGACAACCGTCACGGTCGATCCGGCCCTGACGGACGGCATCAGCAGTTCGTGGTTCGCGTTCATCAACGCCAACGAGCGCGCCGCCACGGAAAACCTGCTTACCCCGATCCCGTCGTCGGAGACGGAGACGATTTACCTGGCCGACCCGTCAACCGGGGACCGGGTCAGGATTATTGACCTCCCGTACTCGACAGGCGACCGCGTGTACTGGTCGCCCGACGGCATGAAGATGTTGTATTTCATGGAACCTTCCATCGCCAGCAATGGGATGCAGGTAGGCGGCCTGTACCTGCTCGATTTGCAGGTGGGAATCAGCCTGCGCGTGCTGAATATCGAGAGCCTCAGCCCGCGTGGCATTCCCGAACATCGCCCGGTGTGGTCGCCGGATAGCTCGCGGTTCGCGATCGCGCTGCCGACCGAGTATGACGTGGACATCTATGTGATTGCGGAGGATGGGTCGTCGTTCCTCAACGTGACTTCGAACGGTTCGTTCGACCTGTGGCCCGCGTGGTCACCCGATGGACGGGATCTGGCGTTCGTCTCCGACCGGGCAACCTGTCCAAGCTGGATTCCGGGCGACGACGGCTCGTGTGCGACCATTGACGCAACCGCACCCATGAGCGGGCGGCTGTACACGGTAGACGTGGAGACGGGCGACACCCGGCAGGTGTCGGAAGTGGTCGTCGACGGCCCGCCGACCTGGATCACCAATTCGCAGGTGGCGTTCAGCACTGGCGTGGTGGATGTCTTCGCCAGTGAAAGTCACATCTATCTGGCGGATGTGACGTCGGGCACGGTGCGGCAGATTTCGAGCGATGATCAGGACATCAATCTTGCGCCAGCGTGGGCGTCCGGGGGGACCGAAGTGCTGTATTATGAGGCCAGCGATCCGGGGCAGGTGGTGCTGCGCGACCGGCAGGGGAACCGGCTTGCTTCACTGGACGACTATACGTTCCCGCGCTATGGCTTTGCGGCGGCATGGTCGCCGGACGGTCGCTACGTGGCGATTGGCGGGCATAACGGGCAGTGCCCGTATGGGCTGATCGTCGCGGGCGAGGACAACTTGCAGATCGTTTACGGCCCGGCCCAAACGCCGCGCGTCTGCGATCCGTCTTATTCACCGGACGGGCGCTGGCTGGCATTCGCGGGTATTACGTATGTGGCCGGCGTGGACGACGGGCGGCTGGATGTGTACATCGGGCAGCCCAACGGCTACAGCGCCCAGAACCAAACGGGCAGCCTGCGCGGCGAGATTCGCCTGTTGGGATGGGTCGGTCCGCAGCAGTAG
- the mfd gene encoding transcription-repair coupling factor has translation MQLNGLLELLRQSGTYRQLVDDLRAQRPVTDQQLLRAARPFVAAALAEDLLRPVVFLTGRVDRAHNLAEQMPVWLPDRSVERFAEPSASFYERSPWTGVTIRSRLNTLARFAPPIGVAQPQADAPAVVVASAYALMQKTLPVREFRAGSRMLKVGAINNPDKLLRTWLQVGYMPASIVVEPGTFSRRGGILDIFPASASQPVRIEFFGDEIESLRTFSPSTQRSSDSTDQVVITPAREALPRFSPAVAEQLRDWFAAQPDPTEDVVSMQPDGEPLANGVAFPFSEFYLPYLYSYPASLLGYTPDDALIIVDDWGSLGDTMAEMEEQALANREDKVSSGQLPPDFPLPYFTWAELQDEVSTRQTLHLGSSYETPPDSTPVLGDLFSPGQRYGGQLRSLLDDLAGLYDESRPVIIATQQAQRLAELWGEQEDYVHPVTVIDRPDGLGQITFVEGALAEGWILRSDRAELHLLTDAEIFGWKRPEPRRRIQPRALPPESHFADLQSGDFVVHVEYGIGRFAGLRKRQIDEAEREYLVIEYAGSDLLYVPIHQADRLSRYVGADERPPQLNRLGSQDWSRTKASTQAAVQEVARELLELYAAREDVQGHAFSPDSPWQAELEASFPYIETADQLRALDEVKADMERPRPMDRLICGDVGYGKTEVALRAAFKAVMDGKQVAILVPTTVLAQQHFNNFSRRLLPFPVKVEMLSRFRSPAEQRKIIYDLAEGTIDIVIGTHRLLQPDVKLKNLGLLIIDEEQRFGVTHKEQFKELRTEVDVLTLTATPIPRTLYMSLTGIRDISMIQTPPEERLPIITHVGVYDDKLVRQAILREIDRGGQVFFVHNRVQTIQGIAARLARAVPEASGIIGHGQMDEDRLEEVMTAFARGDYDVLLSTSIIESGLDIPNANTLIVDRADWFGLAQLYQLRGRVGRGANQAYAYFFHPRTSRLTPEARARLDTIGEQTDLGSAMNIAMRDLEIRGAGDLLGTRQSGHIAAVGFHLYTQLLAQAVRHLKGEGEAPRLSISTPTVTIDLPIPAYIPTSYIPEAALRIQLYRRLAEMRDIAAIDDMQTELTDRFGALPRTVHNLIFQMRIKLLAQRANVSAIASENGQISIRLPYLAGVDRPALQEDLGHSVRVSRTAVWLPEDGIEDLKWQTNLLEVLAKLQVNLIQDDAN, from the coding sequence ATGCAGCTAAATGGGCTGTTGGAACTGCTGCGCCAGAGCGGCACATACCGGCAGTTAGTGGATGATTTGCGCGCGCAGCGCCCCGTGACCGACCAGCAACTGCTGCGTGCGGCACGCCCGTTCGTCGCGGCAGCGCTGGCGGAAGATCTGCTGCGCCCGGTCGTGTTTCTCACGGGACGCGTCGATCGCGCGCACAATCTCGCCGAGCAGATGCCCGTCTGGCTCCCGGATCGCTCCGTCGAACGCTTCGCAGAGCCGAGCGCCAGCTTCTATGAGCGCTCACCCTGGACCGGCGTAACGATCCGCAGCCGCCTGAACACGTTGGCCCGCTTCGCCCCGCCGATCGGGGTCGCGCAGCCGCAGGCGGACGCGCCCGCTGTGGTAGTTGCCTCCGCGTACGCGCTGATGCAGAAAACGCTGCCCGTGCGCGAGTTCCGCGCCGGGTCGCGCATGCTCAAGGTCGGCGCCATAAATAATCCCGACAAGCTGCTGCGCACCTGGCTCCAGGTCGGCTACATGCCCGCGTCGATTGTGGTCGAGCCGGGCACGTTCAGCCGTCGCGGCGGCATTCTCGACATCTTCCCGGCCTCGGCCAGCCAGCCGGTGCGCATCGAGTTCTTCGGCGACGAGATCGAAAGCCTGCGCACGTTCAGCCCTTCGACGCAGCGCTCGTCAGACAGCACTGATCAGGTCGTCATCACGCCCGCCCGCGAGGCGCTGCCGCGATTCTCGCCCGCCGTCGCGGAGCAGTTGCGCGATTGGTTCGCGGCGCAACCCGATCCCACGGAAGACGTCGTTTCCATGCAGCCGGACGGCGAGCCGCTTGCCAACGGGGTCGCCTTCCCGTTCAGCGAGTTCTACCTGCCCTATCTGTACAGTTATCCCGCCAGCCTGCTCGGCTACACCCCGGACGATGCGCTGATTATTGTGGACGACTGGGGAAGCCTGGGCGACACGATGGCCGAAATGGAGGAGCAGGCGCTTGCCAACCGCGAAGACAAGGTGTCGTCCGGCCAGCTCCCGCCCGATTTCCCGCTGCCCTACTTCACCTGGGCAGAACTTCAGGACGAGGTCTCCACGCGGCAGACCCTGCACCTCGGCAGCAGCTATGAAACGCCGCCCGACAGCACACCGGTCCTGGGCGACCTGTTCTCGCCCGGTCAGCGCTACGGCGGCCAGCTCCGCTCCCTGCTGGACGATCTCGCCGGGCTGTACGACGAGTCGCGCCCGGTTATCATCGCCACGCAGCAGGCGCAGCGGCTGGCCGAGCTGTGGGGCGAGCAGGAAGACTACGTGCACCCCGTCACCGTGATTGATCGCCCCGACGGCTTGGGGCAAATCACGTTCGTCGAGGGCGCGCTGGCTGAAGGCTGGATACTGCGCAGCGACAGGGCAGAACTGCACCTGCTGACGGACGCGGAGATCTTCGGCTGGAAACGCCCGGAGCCGCGCCGTCGCATTCAGCCGCGCGCGCTGCCGCCCGAATCCCACTTCGCCGACCTGCAAAGCGGTGACTTCGTCGTGCACGTGGAATACGGCATCGGGCGCTTCGCTGGGCTGCGAAAACGCCAGATCGATGAGGCGGAGCGCGAATACCTCGTGATCGAATACGCGGGCAGCGACCTGCTGTACGTCCCGATCCACCAGGCGGACCGGCTCTCGCGTTACGTCGGCGCGGACGAGCGTCCCCCGCAGCTCAACCGGCTCGGCTCGCAGGACTGGTCGCGCACCAAAGCCAGCACGCAGGCCGCCGTGCAAGAAGTCGCGCGCGAGCTGCTCGAACTCTACGCTGCGCGCGAGGACGTGCAGGGCCACGCCTTCAGCCCCGACAGCCCCTGGCAGGCCGAGCTGGAGGCGTCCTTCCCCTACATCGAAACGGCAGATCAACTCCGCGCACTGGACGAGGTCAAAGCCGACATGGAACGCCCGCGCCCGATGGACCGCCTGATCTGCGGCGATGTGGGCTATGGGAAAACGGAAGTCGCGCTGCGCGCCGCGTTTAAAGCGGTCATGGATGGCAAGCAGGTCGCCATCCTCGTCCCGACAACAGTGCTCGCCCAGCAGCACTTCAACAACTTTTCGCGGCGCTTGCTGCCTTTCCCCGTTAAGGTGGAGATGCTGTCGCGCTTCCGAAGCCCTGCCGAGCAGCGCAAGATCATCTACGATCTCGCCGAAGGCACGATCGATATCGTCATCGGCACGCACCGCCTGCTTCAACCGGACGTGAAGCTGAAGAACCTCGGCCTGCTGATCATCGACGAAGAGCAGCGCTTCGGCGTCACGCACAAGGAGCAGTTCAAGGAGCTGCGCACCGAGGTGGACGTGCTGACGCTGACTGCCACGCCGATCCCGCGCACGCTGTACATGAGCCTGACCGGCATCCGCGACATCAGCATGATTCAGACGCCGCCGGAAGAACGCCTGCCAATCATTACCCACGTAGGCGTCTACGACGACAAGCTGGTGCGGCAGGCCATCCTGCGTGAGATCGATCGCGGCGGGCAGGTCTTTTTCGTGCACAACCGCGTGCAGACCATCCAGGGCATCGCCGCGCGGCTGGCGCGCGCTGTGCCCGAAGCCAGCGGCATCATCGGGCACGGACAGATGGACGAGGATCGGCTCGAAGAAGTCATGACCGCCTTCGCGCGCGGCGACTACGATGTGCTGCTCTCCACGTCGATCATCGAGAGCGGGCTGGATATTCCCAACGCCAATACGCTGATCGTGGATCGCGCGGACTGGTTCGGGCTGGCCCAGCTTTACCAGCTGCGCGGGCGCGTCGGGCGCGGCGCGAACCAGGCCTACGCCTACTTCTTCCATCCACGGACCAGCCGTCTCACACCCGAGGCGCGCGCCCGCCTGGACACCATCGGCGAGCAGACCGATCTGGGTTCAGCCATGAACATCGCCATGCGCGACCTGGAGATTCGCGGCGCGGGCGACCTGCTCGGCACGCGCCAGAGCGGGCATATCGCCGCTGTGGGATTCCACCTCTATACCCAACTGCTTGCCCAGGCGGTACGACACCTCAAGGGCGAAGGCGAAGCGCCGCGCCTGTCGATCAGCACGCCGACCGTCACGATCGACCTGCCCATCCCGGCCTATATTCCCACCAGCTATATCCCCGAAGCGGCGCTTCGTATCCAACTTTACCGGCGTCTGGCCGAAATGCGGGATATTGCGGCCATTGACGACATGCAGACCGAGCTAACCGACCGCTTCGGCGCTCTGCCCCGTACCGTGCACAACCTGATCTTCCAGATGCGGATCAAGCTGCTGGCCCAGCGCGCAAACGTGTCGGCCATCGCCAGCGAGAACGGGCAGATCAGCATTCGCCTGCCCTATCTGGCCGGGGTGGATCGCCCGGCGCTGCAAGAGGACTTGGGTCATAGCGTGCGCGTGAGCCGCACGGCGGTCTGGCTGCCGGAGGACGGCATCGAGGACCTGAAGTGGCAGACAAATCTACTGGAGGTGTTGGCAAAGCTTCAGGTAAACTTGATTCAGGACGACGCCAACTGA
- a CDS encoding bifunctional folylpolyglutamate synthase/dihydrofolate synthase has translation MTQSGIYTFSEALEYLYSFVNWEVERHVRYSPEVMTLDRPRRVMEAFGNPHEQYPILHITGTKGKGSVGAMVASALQASGLKVGLYSSPHLQDFRERFRINNALIPEDEFTLLVNDMRSVLDTIPDITWFEVTTALAFLYFAREGVDAAVIEVGLGGRLDATNIVTPVASVITSISYDHMHLLGNSLAEIAGEKGGIIKPGVPVISAPQPQEALDVLVRIAAEQHAPLTLVGRDWLFEPGALSPYCQPFRAGRAGEPMREYATGLPGEHQAINATVALAALDTMQQAGVGATQAGTQAGLAGVDWPGRLEVVERKPLLVLDAAHNGESAQRLAAALTGVFDQRPIAFVFGASADKDVSGMFDHLLPIADYLIVSQAVHPRALDPHEIRNIALAHGYRRPIEIIPDTRVALERASELVGEDGMICTTGSLFIIGEVRSVYGLPAGHVPRASRVPCAPASPEV, from the coding sequence ATGACGCAATCTGGCATCTATACCTTTTCTGAAGCACTCGAATATCTCTACAGCTTTGTCAACTGGGAAGTCGAACGGCACGTGCGCTATTCCCCGGAAGTCATGACGCTCGACCGTCCGCGCCGGGTGATGGAGGCGTTCGGTAACCCGCACGAGCAGTACCCGATCCTGCACATCACCGGCACGAAAGGGAAGGGTTCCGTGGGCGCGATGGTTGCCTCGGCGCTCCAGGCGTCGGGGCTGAAGGTCGGGCTGTACTCGTCACCGCACCTGCAAGACTTCCGCGAGCGGTTCCGCATCAACAACGCGCTCATCCCCGAAGACGAGTTCACGCTGCTGGTCAACGACATGCGCTCGGTGCTGGACACCATCCCCGATATCACGTGGTTCGAAGTGACCACCGCGCTGGCGTTTTTGTATTTTGCACGCGAAGGCGTGGACGCAGCGGTAATCGAGGTGGGGCTGGGTGGACGGCTCGACGCGACGAACATCGTGACGCCGGTCGCGTCGGTGATCACCAGCATCAGCTACGATCATATGCACCTGCTCGGTAACTCGCTGGCCGAGATCGCGGGCGAGAAGGGCGGCATCATCAAGCCGGGCGTGCCGGTTATCTCCGCGCCGCAGCCACAGGAAGCTCTCGACGTGCTGGTCAGGATCGCGGCAGAACAGCACGCGCCGCTGACGCTGGTCGGGCGCGACTGGCTGTTCGAGCCGGGCGCGCTGTCGCCGTACTGCCAGCCGTTCCGCGCCGGGCGCGCAGGCGAGCCAATGCGAGAATATGCGACCGGGCTGCCGGGCGAGCACCAGGCGATCAACGCGACCGTAGCGCTGGCCGCGCTGGACACGATGCAGCAGGCGGGTGTTGGCGCGACGCAGGCAGGGACTCAGGCCGGGTTGGCGGGGGTCGACTGGCCGGGGCGGTTGGAAGTCGTCGAGCGCAAGCCGCTGCTGGTGCTGGATGCCGCGCATAACGGCGAATCCGCACAGCGGTTGGCGGCGGCGCTGACGGGCGTCTTCGACCAGCGGCCCATTGCCTTCGTGTTTGGGGCGTCCGCTGACAAGGACGTGAGCGGGATGTTCGACCACCTGCTGCCGATCGCGGATTACCTGATCGTCTCCCAGGCGGTGCATCCGCGCGCGCTTGACCCGCACGAGATCCGTAATATCGCTTTGGCGCATGGCTATAGGCGGCCCATTGAGATTATCCCCGACACGCGTGTGGCGTTGGAGCGCGCAAGCGAATTGGTGGGCGAGGACGGCATGATCTGCACCACGGGGTCGCTGTTCATTATCGGGGAAGTGCGCTCGGTGTACGGCCTGCCTGCCGGGCATGTGCCGCGCGCCAGCCGGGTGCCGTGCGCTCCGGCATCACCTGAAGTCTAG
- the lon gene encoding endopeptidase La — protein MLGHGINDFYSIQDAVPDDDGLIEAAVIPLINVVIYPNMVTPLFAQREQDLQAIAEAQADGRTVIGVALRDPDREEITPDDLYSTGTEMALGRTLHLPQDGTSVLVQGRRRVEVVEFVQTEPYFRARARPIPVEEDTGHQSDALMRAATNLFQKCVQLNPRVPEEAYIYALNIEEPGWLADMIASTLDLAVAERQTLLEQIDAIERLRQVSALLGRELEVLELEERIQSQVRDEVDRGQREMFLREQMRVIQSELGEADIYQQELDELRGRITDAALPDPVRGKADKELARLALMPPIAPEVGMIRTYLDWLLDLPWSAATEDNLDLINAAKVLDEEHYGLPKAKDRILEHMAVRKLAPDKMRSPILCFVGPPGTGKTSLGKSIAKALGREFVRVSLGGVRDEAEIRGHRRTYIGALPGRILQTMRRAGTVNPVFMLDEIDKLGIDFRGDPAAALLEVLDPEQNGQYSDHYLEVDYDLSQVFFITTANYLDPIPPALLDRMELIEFPGYVEEEKLEIAKAYLIPRLLEQHGLESRGIRFEDETLRLICREYTYEAGVRNLEREIAQVCRKLARRVAEEKRIPKRIVPTSLTRYLGPPEYIPPLAEEEDEVGVATGLAWTEAGGDIMAIEVSLMPGKGTLQLTGQLGEVMQESAQAALSYTRVLAVQWDIDPDEFDRVDIHVHLPEGAIPKDGPSAGITLATAMISAFTQRPIRRDVAMTGEITLRGRILPIGGLREKLLAARRAGVKTVLLPKRNEKDLADIPKRTLRGLNIMLVDRMDEVLAQALLPPTF, from the coding sequence ATGCTCGGACACGGAATAAACGACTTCTACTCGATCCAGGATGCCGTTCCTGACGACGATGGCCTGATCGAAGCGGCGGTGATCCCGCTGATCAACGTCGTGATCTATCCCAACATGGTCACGCCGCTGTTCGCTCAGCGCGAGCAGGACTTGCAGGCGATCGCTGAGGCGCAGGCTGATGGCCGAACCGTGATCGGCGTGGCGCTGCGTGACCCGGACCGGGAAGAGATCACGCCGGACGACCTGTACAGCACCGGCACCGAAATGGCGCTGGGACGCACGCTGCACCTGCCGCAGGATGGCACGTCGGTGCTGGTCCAGGGGCGGCGGCGGGTCGAGGTGGTCGAGTTCGTGCAGACCGAGCCGTATTTCCGCGCCCGCGCCCGGCCCATACCGGTCGAAGAAGATACCGGGCACCAAAGCGACGCGCTGATGCGGGCCGCGACGAATCTCTTCCAGAAGTGCGTCCAGTTGAACCCGCGCGTGCCCGAAGAAGCGTACATCTATGCGCTGAATATCGAGGAACCGGGCTGGCTGGCGGACATGATCGCGTCCACGCTGGATCTGGCGGTGGCGGAACGCCAGACGCTGCTCGAACAGATCGATGCAATCGAGCGGCTGCGGCAGGTGAGCGCGCTGCTGGGGCGCGAGCTGGAAGTGCTGGAACTGGAAGAACGTATCCAGTCCCAGGTACGAGATGAAGTCGATCGCGGGCAGCGCGAGATGTTCCTGCGCGAGCAAATGCGCGTGATACAGAGCGAGCTGGGCGAGGCGGACATTTACCAGCAGGAACTGGACGAGCTGCGCGGACGAATCACCGACGCAGCGCTGCCGGACCCCGTGCGCGGCAAAGCCGACAAGGAACTGGCACGCCTGGCGCTGATGCCGCCGATCGCGCCGGAAGTGGGCATGATCCGCACCTACCTGGACTGGCTGCTCGACCTGCCGTGGAGCGCTGCGACCGAGGATAACCTCGACCTGATCAACGCCGCCAAAGTGCTCGACGAGGAGCATTACGGCCTGCCCAAAGCCAAAGACCGCATCCTCGAACACATGGCCGTGCGCAAGCTCGCGCCGGACAAAATGCGCAGCCCGATCCTGTGCTTCGTGGGACCGCCCGGTACGGGCAAGACATCGCTGGGCAAGAGCATCGCCAAGGCGCTGGGGCGCGAGTTTGTGCGCGTCAGCCTGGGCGGAGTGCGCGATGAGGCCGAGATTCGCGGCCACCGCCGGACGTACATCGGTGCGCTGCCGGGGCGCATTTTGCAGACGATGCGGCGTGCGGGCACCGTGAATCCGGTGTTTATGCTGGACGAGATCGATAAGCTGGGCATCGACTTTCGGGGCGACCCGGCGGCGGCACTGCTGGAAGTGCTCGACCCGGAGCAGAACGGGCAGTATTCCGACCACTACCTGGAAGTCGATTACGATCTGTCGCAGGTGTTCTTCATCACTACAGCCAACTACCTGGACCCGATCCCACCCGCGCTGCTGGACCGCATGGAGCTGATCGAGTTCCCCGGCTACGTCGAAGAGGAAAAGCTGGAGATCGCCAAGGCGTACCTGATCCCGCGCCTGCTGGAGCAGCATGGCCTCGAGTCGCGCGGGATTCGCTTCGAGGACGAGACCCTGCGCCTGATCTGCCGCGAGTACACGTATGAGGCGGGTGTGCGCAACCTGGAACGCGAGATCGCGCAGGTGTGCCGCAAGCTGGCGCGGCGTGTGGCCGAAGAGAAGCGGATCCCCAAGCGCATCGTGCCCACCAGCCTGACGCGTTACCTCGGTCCGCCGGAGTATATCCCGCCGCTGGCCGAAGAAGAAGACGAGGTCGGCGTGGCGACCGGACTGGCCTGGACCGAAGCGGGCGGCGACATCATGGCGATCGAGGTATCGCTGATGCCGGGCAAGGGCACGCTTCAGCTCACCGGGCAGCTCGGCGAGGTGATGCAGGAATCGGCGCAGGCCGCGTTGAGCTATACCCGCGTGCTGGCGGTACAGTGGGATATCGATCCCGACGAGTTCGACCGGGTGGATATCCACGTGCATCTACCCGAAGGAGCCATTCCCAAAGACGGCCCGTCGGCGGGCATTACGCTCGCCACCGCGATGATCTCGGCTTTCACGCAGCGCCCCATCCGGCGCGACGTGGCGATGACGGGCGAGATCACGCTGCGCGGGCGCATCCTGCCTATCGGCGGCCTGCGCGAGAAGCTGCTGGCCGCGCGGCGGGCAGGCGTCAAAACGGTGCTGCTGCCCAAGCGCAACGAAAAAGATCTGGCCGACATCCCCAAGCGCACCTTACGCGGCTTGAATATTATGCTGGTCGACCGTATGGACGAGGTGTTGGCGCAGGCGCTGCTGCCGCCCACCTTTTAA